In Musa acuminata AAA Group cultivar baxijiao unplaced genomic scaffold, Cavendish_Baxijiao_AAA HiC_scaffold_297, whole genome shotgun sequence, the sequence ACATGTTTGCTCtagtttttgttgtttttgatGTTGAAACGGTCTTTCTTTATCCATGGGCAATGAGTTTCGATGTATTGGGTGTATCTGTATTTATCGAAGCTTTAATTTTTGTGCTTATCCCAATTGTTGGTTCAGTTTATGCATGGCGAAAAGGAGCATTGGAATGGTCTTAACTGAATATTcagacaatcaaaataaaaatgaaggaaaagattacATTGAGACAGTTATGAATTTGATTGAGTTTCCCTTAGTTGACAAAACAATTACCAATTCAGTTATTTCAACTACATTGAATGATCTTTCGAATTGGTCAAGACTTTCCAGTTTATGGCCGCTTCTATACGGTACCAGTTGTTGTTTCATTGAATTTGCTTCATTAATAGGCTCGCGATTCGACTTTGATCGTTATGGATTGGTACCAAGATCGAGTCCTAGACAAGCAGACCTAATTTTAACAGCCGGCACAGTAACAATGAAAATGGCTCCTTCTTTAGTAAGATTATATGAGCAAATGCCTGAACCAAAATATGTCATTGCTATGGGAGCTTGTACTATTACAGGAGGGATGTTCAGTACTGATTCTTATAGTACTGTTCGTGGAGTCGATAAGCTAATTCCTGTCGATGTCTATTTGCCGGGCTGCCCACCTAAACCAGAGGCGGTTATAGATGCTATAACGAAACTTCGTAAGAAAATATCTCGAGAAATCTTTGAAGATAGAACTGTGTCTCAACAGGAAAATCGATGTTTTACTACCAATCACAAGTTTTGTGTTAGACGCAGTACTCATACTGGAAATTATGATCAAGAATTGCTCTATCAATCACCATCTACTTCAGAGATACCTTCTGAAACATTTTTCAAATCCAAAAGTTCagtatctccccatgaattagtgAATCAGACAAGGTAAGGTTCTTTTGTGCAGAATAAGAAAGAAAGGGTCAATCTTTAAAAATTTCATTGTAAATTGAAATACTCATACAAATACAAATGTGGGAGAGATCAAGAAGATGCAGCAGGATCGTTTATCTGATTGGTTAGTCAACCATGATTTAGTTCATAGATCTTTGGGCTTTGATTGCCGAGGaatagaaactttacaaataaaAACCGAGGATTGGGATTCCATtgctgtcatttcatatgtatatGGTTACAATTATTTACGCTCCCAGTGTGCCTATGATGTAGCACCAGGCGGATTTTTAGCCAGTGTGTATCATCTTACGAGAATACAGTATGGTATAGCTAAACCAGAAGAGGTATGCATAAAAGTATTTGCCCCAAGGAATAATCCTAGAATCCCGTCTGTTTTCTGGATTTGGAGAAGTGCTGATTTTCAAGAACGCGAATCTTATGATATGTTGGGAATCTCTTATGATAATCATCCACGCCTTAAACGTATTTTGATGCCGGAAAGTTGGATAGGTTGGCCCCTACGTAAGGACTATATTACCCCCAATTTCTATGAAATACAAGATGCTCATTAAATGATAAGAAATTAATGTTTACTTAATACGACTATGACACGATTCCAGATTTCTTTCAAGTGAAGGAATATTTTTACGTTCCGTTCTAGATGAAAGAAAGTAACCGGACTTTAATTCGTATTATGGATAACCTAAAAAAAACTTCATTTATATTCCAAAATTTGGAATAGATCATATCCATTTCGTATGAGCAGAAACAATGGGATGAATCAAAAGAGTTCTGCACTATGAACTTTGTACCGCGCACATAACTTACTTAGATGTAGATGGACCTCGGAAAGTAACGTAAGCAAGAGTGAAGAAATGgaataaatgtcaaaaatatgaaatgaagaaatgaaaagggattggattttatttgtactgtgtctgaagtgcattctgtctattgctatcttttaactcctctcgacttttaagtttttttttacttttacttatttatttttattttgaatatagatgaagacttaatattctttttgaatgagagaaagcacagtatgaagaaacaagaaagaaaaaagagacgggAGCATAATCTCACTTTGTTCTTTACCATAACCatccatacatatattttttaccaatccccccaaggggaggtatatatatatatacatctagatgagtaaatatgtaaccaatccccccaaggggaggtatatatatatatatatatctagatgagtaaatatgtaatagatgagtaaatatatgtaatagatgagtaaatatgtaacatctagatgagtaaatacgtatcatgctCTAGACTATTAACGCCCGATCTATCTCGATTAATTTGTATGAATATCTATCCGATACATTATTTACGTGTCAGGAACCAGATTTGAACTGGTGACACGAGGATTTTCAGTCCtctgctctaccaactgagctatcccgacCATTTCCCGTGCATCATCCTAGTAGAGTACTTGTGTCTATGTTAATTAAAGGGACTAAAAAGTAGTAAAAAATTTGACAAGTAAGTGTAAGGATAATGATATGGACTGTGAATGATTCAATAATAGAGATTCTTTGCCCATATATGTTCATTTGTACAGGTTCTATCCAAATTGGGATAAGATCCAAGGATTTTAGTTCGGATCCGTTTGTGAAAGAGTAGAGTGAATGAGAAAGATAGTGAATTTTGTTTGAACTGAACCACTgatgaaaaaaagaagagaggataAATACTTAGGAAGTAAAATAGGCTTTTTATTGGGGATAGAGGGACTTGAACCCTCACGATTTAAAAAGTCGACGGATTTTCCTCTTACTATAAATTTCATTGTTGTCGGTATTGACATGTAGAATGGGACTCTCTCTTTATTCTCGTCCGATTAATCAGTTTTTCAAAAGATCTATCAAACTCTGGAATGAATGATTTCATAATTGAATATTCGATTCTTCCTTCAACTTCCATTGAAATGGATTCATAATAACTCTgaatttttcatattataattatatataattataatataatagattCGGGTCATGATTAATCGTTTGATATGGCAGTATGTATACATACGTATTAGGTATATAGGACCATCTTTTCTGTAATTTTTATAGACGGATTCCTGCTACCAACAAAACGTAGTCAACTCCATTCGTTAGAACAGCTTCCATTGAGTCTCTGCACCTATCCTTTTAAATTCTAGTtttataaacctttgttttctcaAAATAAGGATTTGGCTCAGGATTGCCCATTTTTAATTCCAGGGTTTCTCTGAATTTGGAAGTTACCACTTAGCAGGTTTCCATACTAAGGCTCAATCCAATCAAGTCCGTAGCGTCTACCGATTTCGCCATATCCCCTTTGATACCAAGACCTAGTTGGAATTCCaactatccttttcatttattttgtttgtttggacCCGTTGAATTCGTTAGATAATGATTTCTATATTGAAAAAGTGTATGCTGCTGTTTGATTTTTTTGGCTATCCCCCATCAGttcatttatattgaatgaacCTTGTTTCAATCAGAAATGATTCTATCATTGATGTATCCGCAATTCAATATGGATAGATATATCCAACATATATATGTTTCTCCCTCCCTTTCATTTTTACAGTGCGATTTGGAATAGTGGAACGGTCgatattcattcttctttttttttgtcctatCTCCTCCTTTTCCGAATCAAACCAGAGGAATGTCTCATTTTCATTTAGATTGTAtctttatccttatctttttttttatcttaggacCGATTCGCTATAGCTAtaattaacataatataaatatataaaatataaatatataaataaatacattatGTTGTATATTATAGTTAGATATAGTTAGAATAGTCAGAAGAATAGTCAGaattattattatagttagttatagtatatagtttagaagtatactatataactatatagaactatactatactatatagttatatagttatagtatagttatatagttatagTTCATAGTTAATATTAAACGAATAGCTAATAGATAAGATCAGCTAATAGCTAAAATCCGGTAGTTTCCTCAATTTCTATATACTATTTCTGTTATGTTATGTGAGCCCGCTTAGCTCAGAGGTTAGAGCATCGCATTTGTAATGCGATGGTCATCGGTTCGACTCCGATAGCCGGCTTTTTCTCTATCGATTTTTCCGTGATTGATAATCTCTCTCCTCCTTTTCCCATATGTTATGTCGTGGTAACTTGCAACCATGACCAAAAAATGTATTGGAACAATTAGATCTCTCTCTACCGAACAAATCATAAAACGGAGCTGCAACTtcctatatatacaaaaaatccgGATATTGATACAATTTATTTTATTCTACTTTGTAGTATTTCGGTAAATTTAGCTTTGCTTTGTTTATCCCTTAGTTCAGTCTTAATTTATAGTtcagttttcatttttttattctgaaaaaatgaaatttcaataaaatccataaaattaaaaaggagtctTTATGTCTCGTTACCGAGGACCTCGTTTCAAAAAAATACGCCGTCTGGGGGCTTTACCAGGACTAACTAGTAAAAGACCTAGATCCGGAAGTGATCTTAAAAACCAATTGCGTTCTGGGAAAAGATCGCAGTATCGTATTCGTCTAGAAGAAAAACAGAAATTGCGTTTTCATTATGGTCTGACAGAGCGACAATTACTTAGATATGTGCATATCGCTGGAAAAGCTAAAGGGTCAACAGGTCAGGTTTTACTACAATTACTTGAGATGCGTTTGGATAACATCCTTTTCCGATTGGGTATGGCTTCGACCATTCCTGGAGCCAGGCAATTAGTTAACCATAGACATATTTTAGTTAATGGTCGTATAGTGGATATACCAAGTTATCGTTGTAAACCCAGAGATATTATTACTACGAAGGATAAACAAAGATCGAAAGCTCTGATTCAAAATTATATTGCCTTATCCCCCCCCGAGGAATTGCCAAAACATTTGACTTTTGACTCATTCCAATATAAAGGAGTAGTAAATCAAATAATAGATAgtaaatggatcgatttgaaaataaatgagttgttAGTCGTAGAATATTATTCCCGTCAGACTTGAACCTAacgaaaataacaaagaaagtttcagagaattttgtctcttttcgccgaaataaaataaatagatctaagggcCTTGATCCGCATTTTTCTCATTCACGTATCACAAATGGATCAGCAGTAAGatttttttgctctttctttTTCCGATATTTGTATTTTACGTACCACAGTAATGTAATTAGGAATAGAGAATTTCTATCAAAAAAAGGTCAGGTCCTCTTGTTGGGATGATGGTatcaattgttatttgatttgatatattgtgttcagtaacgttggtgaattaagagaaacggaaagagagggattcgaaccctcggtaAACAAAAGCCTACATAGCAGTTCCAATGCTACGCCTTGAACCACTCGGCCATCTTTCCTACATAATCTTATTATTGACCAGAAACCGAGTGAATAGCGAGTCATTCATATTATTCCAGTAGGTACGACTGATGAATGGTTCCATAGGAATAATtcctttcaaataaaatttcctatttctcaacaacaacttctctcatcagctaccccatagatctagtacaaatttatgaatcgtcCCATGGATTTTTCTATTTCAATTGTATGGCATGGCGTATCCATGTTatgcaaacaaaaaacaaaatggatgcttaccttactctactctattttttttttaatgcttatttcattctttttcctctttggatTATAACCAAATCAAAACTTCTCGAGTTATCAGAATCCACAATAAAATAGGGACAATTTGAACAAAAGGTACACATCTTTTTTTAGAATTAGTCTGTTTTTATGTTATTTCGTACTGTACAATTCCTTTAGTTTGCGAGATCATTTACCCCTCGGGGTAATGAAAAGAATTATAGAATTAGAATGGATTGTTAATTATGCCTAGATCTCGGATAAATGCAAATTTTATTGATAAGACCTCTTCAATTGTAGCCAATATCTTATTACGAATAATTCCGACAACTTCCGGAGAAAAAAAGGCATTTACCTATTACAGAGATGGTGcgatttgattctttttcttgttttttttagtCTAGTTGTCCTCAGTATTACGAGAAAGAAAAGGGACGTTCGGGATAGAAAGAACCAAATTTTTGAAATAAACTCGCGCTTGGTGAAGGTGAAGTTTGGAGATAGAACAATTCCTTCTGTCGTGTATCCTCGATTGATGCAGCCTCAGATGCTTCAATTGTCGATTTTAGTATTGAGCGAAAGGTTACACCTATAGGTTCCGTATTGTGGGGCAATCCTACTCCACTAGTACCAATAGGCGGCATGGGGGAAGAAGCACTACACCTAGGAATCAACAACACAAAAACTTTGTTATAAATTACCCTTTTCCTTATCGGTATCGGGGCTAACAAGAATGGTTGGGACAACAAACATCCATCTCGTTCGTACTTTGGGTACCCgtataaccatcaaagatagtTGAAGTGACTAATTCCTGGAAATAGGGGGCGTTGAGGACAAAGAAATTGTTGGAGTTACCATTTCCATCTAGCACTAATACGATTGGTGTTAAGAAAAAAACTCTTGCGGGAAGGCTGGctagaaatttcttgtaaaaataccagctcctgtcagttcataatgagaatagtgaaattcataatgagaatagtgaaattTTAATTCCATGGATTATTTCCTTTAGTACTATGCACAGAAGGGAGGAGCCGTATGAAATGAAAATCTCACGTACGGTTCTGGAACGGAGATTCTTTGAATAGAATGAACGACCGTAACGGATGTTGGCTCAATCCGAAGGAAATTATGCGGAAGCTTTACAGAATTATTATGAAGCTACGCGACCAGAAATTGATCCCTATGATCGAAGTTATATACTCTATAACATAGGCCTTATACACACAAGCAACGGAGAGCATACAaaggctttggaatattatttccGGGCACTAGAGCGAAACCCATTCTTACCACAAGCTTTTAATAATATGGCCGTGATCTGTCATTACGTGCGACTATCTCCActatagaaagaaggaaaaaaagatccaatcgactagtaaagactagaaaaaataggctttctacatatgcatcgtctaaagcaacgatttttatcagctgtagcaaataaagagacttcacgagaaccaaaataggaagaaatagatacagcctatatactatactctatggataaaggattgaattgatagagaaagcaccgtaaagatcaattaacaaactattgggtcgatagagttaagaactgctttgcttacttatgccataatacgggataaaagttaggaatcaacttatgtaatagagtcgatccactaaagtattgagcagcggtgtagcatcagatcccaaagatagtaagttcttttttcttatcttatggaggaaagtctttttcaaagattctatatctatataaatttcatatatgaaaCCGAGATAGTTACCTTTCAGAAAATTCTAACACTATATAAACACTATCTATAGGATATAGGGGCGATCTATGCTTCATTCTTCTGAAGGTGGGAGAAAAGACAAAACTTGTTATTGATCAAAAAATTAGAGTTTTAAACTTATGTAATTAACTTCTTCTGGCTAACCCAACAAAAATGGGAAAAAGGGGATACATTTATGACAAATCTAATTCAGTTAGCATAGGGTAGATTAAGATGGGGCGCAAGTAAAAAGAATCGATTGCCGAGCCGTATGAGGTAGGAAACTCTCAAGTACGGTTCTAAGGGAAGGAACCACCTATTCCGACCGGGGAGAACAGGCCATTCTACAGGGTGATTCTGAAATTGCGGAGGCTTGGTTCGATCAAGCTGCTGAGTATTGGAAACAAGCTATAGCGCTTAGTCCAGGTAATtatattgaagcacataattggttgaagatcacgaggcgtttcgaataaaaccactctcttttttaattcattaaaattagttgttggatccatcaatcaaataaaatagatCGTTCCCATGAAAAGATCCAATCAAGAATTTTATTATATCCCTTCCTTCTAAAATCATTGTATGGTATCTCGTAGGGATAAATGATCCGAATACAGTATAGAATAAAACTAATAAAGCTAATAAAAGGTACCTTCGAATGACTAAATACAGATAAGATATAGGAATGGATCTTATTAATTCTAATGAATGGTCTTGTGATTTAATTTAGagtaaagtaataagatattccatggaagtagattcatataggtattggaagtagattcatataggtatttatacattcagatataagtacactagtttgcacaaaaaaatagttttttcgtCATGCTGGGAAAGGACTTTCCAAGAGAAAAGGGGTCCGTTGGGCACCTAATCGTTATGTCATAATAGATCCGAACACTTGCCTCGGATTGACTTCAATATCATAATTGCTctagtgaataactaaataaaatagatggatgggagataggaaagaaaggtactaatcataacataaataaaatagctatctttcagaggttcactaaaaactgttggcgggtctctttgtatgtgttgtccggaaagaggaggacttaatgattattcgttcgccggaaccagaagtgaaaattgttgtagatagggatcccataaaaacgtctttcgaggaatgggccagacccggccatttctcaagaacaatagctaagggccctgatactaccacttggatctggaacctacatgctgatgctcacgatttcgatagtcataccagtgatttggaggagatctctcgaaaagtatttagtgctcattttggtcaactctccattatctttctttggctgagtggcatgtacttccatggcgctcgtttttccaattatgaagcatggctaagtgatcctactcacattgcacccagtgcccaggtagtttggccaatagtaggtcaagaaatattgaatggtgatgtgggtggaggtttccgaggaatacaaataacctccgggttttttcagatttggcgagcatctggaataactagtgaattacaactctattgtaccgccattggcgcattggtctttgcatcgttaatgctttttgctggttggttccattatcacaaagccgcccccaaattggcttggttccaagatgtagaatctatgttaaatcaccacttagcggggttactaggacttgggtctctttcttgggcgggacaccaaatccatgtatctttaccgattaaccaatttctcgacgctggagttgatcctaaagagataccgcttcctcatgaatttatcttgaatcgggaccttttggctcaactttatcccagttttgccgagggagcaaccccctttttcaccttgaattggtcaaaatacgcggaatttcttacttttcgcggaggattggacccaataacaggtggtctatggctgaccgatattgcacaccatcatttagctattgcaattcttttcctgatcgctggtcatatgtatagaacCAACTGGGGCATTGGTCATAGCATTAAAGACATTTTAGAGGCTCATAAAGGTCCATTTACAGGCCAGGGCCATAAAGGACTCTATGAAATCCTAACAACGTCGTGGCATGCTCAATTATCTCTTAACCTGGCTATGTTAGGCTCTTTAACCATTATTGTAGCTCACCATATGTATTCCATGCCTCCCTATCCATACCTAGCTATTGACTATGGTACACAACTTTCGTTGTTCACACATCACATGTGGATCGGTGGGTTTCTCATAGTTGGTGCTGCTGCACATGCAGCAATTTTTATGGTAAGAGATTACGATCCAACTACTCGATACAACGATCTATTAGATCGTGTCCTTAGACACCGCGATGCAATCATATCACATCTTAACTGGGCATGTATATTTCTGGGTTTTCACAGTTTTGGCTTGTATATTCATAATGATACCATGAGCGCTTTAGGGCGTCCACAAGATATGTTTTCAGATACCGCTATACAATTACAACCCATCTTTGCTCAATGGGTACAAAACACCCATGCTTTAGCACCCGGCATAACAGCTCCTGGTGCAACAGCAAGTACCAGCTTAACTTGGGGAGGTGGTGAGTTGGTAGCAGTAGGCGGCAAAGTAGCTTTGTTACCTATTCCATTAGGAACCGCAGACTTCTTAGTCCATCATATTCATGCATTTACGATCCACGTGACTGTATTGATACTACTGAAAGGTGTTCTATTTGCTCGCAGTTCCCGTTTGATACCTGATAAAGCAAATCTTGGTTTTCGTTTTCCTTGTGATGGACCTGGAAGAGGGGGGACATGTCAAGTATCTGCCTGGGATCATGTCTTCTTAGGTCTATTCTGGATGTACAATGCGATTTCCGTAGTTATTTTCCATTTCAGTTGGAAAATGCAGTCGGATGTTTGGGGTACTATAAGTGATCAAGGGGTAGTAACTCATATTACAGGAGGAAACTTTGCGCAGAGTTCCATTACTATTAATGGGTGGCTTCGAGATTTCTTATGGGCACAGGCATCTCAGGTAATTCAGTCTTATGGTTCTTCATTATCTGCATATGGTCTCTTTTTCTTAGGTGCTCATTTTGTCTGGGCTTTCAGTTTAATGTTTCTATTCAGTGGCCGTGGTTATTGGCAAGAACTCATTGAATCCATCGTTTGGGCTCATAACAAATTAAAAGTTGCTCCTGCTACTCAGCCTAGAGCCTTGAGCATTGTACAAGGACGTGCTGTAGGAGTAACCCATTACCTTCTGGGTGGAATTGCCACAACATGGGCATTCTTCTTAGCAAGAATTATTGCAGTAGGATAATGGCTAGGAGGATTTGAAAGGCATTATGGCATTAAGATTTCCGAGGTTTAGCCAAGGCTTAGCTCAGGACCCCACTACTCGTCGTATTTGGTTTGGTATTGCTACCGCACATGACTTCGAGAGTCATGATGATATTACTGAGGAACGTCTTTATCAGAACATTTTTGCTTCTCACTTTGGGCAATTAGCAATAATCTTTCTGTGGACGTCCGGAAATCTCTTTCATGTAGCTTGGCAAGGAAATTTTGAGTCATGGATACAAGACCCTTTACATGTAAGACCTATTGCTCATGCAATTTGGGATCCTCATTTTGGTCAACCAGCTGTAGAAGCCTTTACTCGAGGAGGTGCTACCGGTCCAGTGAATATCGCTTATTCCGGCGTTTATCAGTGGTGGTATACAATCGGATTACGCACTAATGAAGATCTTTATACTGGAGctctttttctattatttctttctgctaTATCCTTAATAGCGGGTTGGTTACACTTACAACCAAAATGGAAACCAAGCGTTTCGTGGTTCAAAAATGCCGAATctcgtctaaatcatcatttgTCAGGACTTTTCGGAGTGAGTTCTTTGGCTTGGACAGGACATTTAGTTCATGTCGCTATTCCAGGATCCAGGGGACAGTACGTCAGATGGAATAATTTTTTAGATGTATTACCCTATCCTCAAGGGTTGGGACCACTTTTTACGGGTCAGTGGAATCTTTATGCCCAAAACCCTGATTCGAGTAGCCATTTATTTGGTACTTCCCAAGGAACAGGAACTGCCATTCTAACCCTTCTCGGTGGATTTCATCCACAAACGCAAAGTTtatggctgaccgatattgctcatcatcatttagctattgcatttattttcctgatcgctggtcatatgtatagaacTAACTTCGGGATTGGGCACAGTATCAAAGATCTTTTAGAAACACATATTCCTCCAGGGGGTCGATTAGGGCGTGGGCATAAGGGTCTTTATGACACAATCAATAATTCGCTTCATTTTCAATTAGGTCTTGCTCTAGCCTCTTTAGGGGTTATTACTTCCTTAGTAGCTCAACACATGTACTCTTTACCTGCTTATGCATTCATAGCACAAGACTTTACTACTCAAGCTGCGTTATATACTCatcaccaatacatcgcagggtttatCATGACAGGAGCCTTTGCTCATGGAGCTATATTCTTCATTAGAGATTACAATCCAGAACAGAATGAGGATAATGTATTGGCAAGAATGTTAGACCACAAAGAAGCTATCATATCTCATTTAAGTTGGGCCAGCCTGTTTCTTGGGTTCCATACCTTGGGCCTTTATGTTCATAACGATGTTATGCTCGCTTTTGGTACTCCGGaaaaacaaatcttgattgaacCTATATTTGCCCAATGGATACAATCCGCTCATGGTAAGACTTCATATGGGTTCGATGTACTCTTATCTTCAACGAATGGCCCAGCATTCAATGCAGGTCGAAGCATATGGTTACCGGGCTGGTTGAATGCTGTTAATGAGAATAGTAATTCACTCTTCTTAACAATAGGTCCTGGGGACTTCTTGGTTCATCATGCTATTGCTCTAGGTTTGCATACAACTACACTGATTTTAGTAAAAGGTGCTTTAGATGCACGTGGTTCCAAGTTAATGCCAGATAAAAAGGATTTCGGTTATAGTTTTCCTTGCGACGGCCCAGGACGCGGCGGTACTTGTGATATTTCTGCTTGGGACGCATTTTATTTGGCAGTTTTCTGGATGTTAAATACCATTGGGTGGGTTACTTTTTATTGGCATTGGAAACACATCACTTTATGGCAGGGTAACGTTTCACAATTTAATGAATCTTCCACTTATTTAATGGGATGGTTAAGAGATTATCTATGGTTAAACTCTTCACAACTTATCAATGGATATAATCCTTTTGGTATGAATAGTTTATCCGTATGGGCGTGGATGTTCTTATTTGGACATCTTGTTTGGGCTACTggatttatgtttttaatttcttGGCGCGGATATTGGCAGGAATTGATTGAAACTTTAGCATGGGCTCATGAACGCACACCTTTGGCTAATTTGATTCGATGGAGAGATAAGCCAGTGGCTCTTTCCATTGTGCAAGCAAGATTGGTTGGATTAGCCCACTTTTCCGTAGGCTATATATTCACTTATGCAGCTTTCTTGATTGCCTCTACATCAGGAAAATttggttaattttaatttagttatttattattttttttatgtactgTATCAGCAACAATCTCATTTGTTTCGATGGAGAGGGAGGATCTACCTTCTTATATTTTTACATCTAGGATCCGAACTGTATCATTGATAATAATAGGAACTGAACATTATATTATGGCAAGAAAAAGTTTGATTCAGAGGGAGAAGAAGCGGCAGAAATTGGAACAGAAATATCATTTGATTCGTcgatcctcaaaaaaaaaaataagcaaaGTTCCATCATTGAGTGAAAAATGGGAAATTCATGGAAAA encodes:
- the LOC135657713 gene encoding photosystem I P700 chlorophyll a apoprotein A1 produces the protein MIIRSPEPEVKIVVDRDPIKTSFEEWARPGHFSRTIAKGPDTTTWIWNLHADAHDFDSHTSDLEEISRKVFSAHFGQLSIIFLWLSGMYFHGARFSNYEAWLSDPTHIAPSAQVVWPIVGQEILNGDVGGGFRGIQITSGFFQIWRASGITSELQLYCTAIGALVFASLMLFAGWFHYHKAAPKLAWFQDVESMLNHHLAGLLGLGSLSWAGHQIHVSLPINQFLDAGVDPKEIPLPHEFILNRDLLAQLYPSFAEGATPFFTLNWSKYAEFLTFRGGLDPITGGLWLTDIAHHHLAIAILFLIAGHMYRTNWGIGHSIKDILEAHKGPFTGQGHKGLYEILTTSWHAQLSLNLAMLGSLTIIVAHHMYSMPPYPYLAIDYGTQLSLFTHHMWIGGFLIVGAAAHAAIFMVRDYDPTTRYNDLLDRVLRHRDAIISHLNWACIFLGFHSFGLYIHNDTMSALGRPQDMFSDTAIQLQPIFAQWVQNTHALAPGITAPGATASTSLTWGGGELVAVGGKVALLPIPLGTADFLVHHIHAFTIHVTVLILLKGVLFARSSRLIPDKANLGFRFPCDGPGRGGTCQVSAWDHVFLGLFWMYNAISVVIFHFSWKMQSDVWGTISDQGVVTHITGGNFAQSSITINGWLRDFLWAQASQVIQSYGSSLSAYGLFFLGAHFVWAFSLMFLFSGRGYWQELIESIVWAHNKLKVAPATQPRALSIVQGRAVGVTHYLLGGIATTWAFFLARIIAVG